The following coding sequences are from one Lolium rigidum isolate FL_2022 chromosome 6, APGP_CSIRO_Lrig_0.1, whole genome shotgun sequence window:
- the LOC124663864 gene encoding uncharacterized protein LOC124663864 — protein sequence MKFGPTYGHKITVIVRLQKATWASRPNDQMKGVMGGSTSTTSTSSASTSGTSIAGTGFTGAGGGMNVDGAGGGMNVDGAGAVMDVDEGFSGHATTIPNLTTATSQAAAFAHTPDLSLDMASSASPSWAILGRVPRVTAADADLPPGTDLSLALPHPPRVALLTIPSRIFPGRTTADSFPSVLAADASGLLLLKADQGPADTDLPRRKDFSWRPTVADYFVLDANTASAFRLPDAKFIRRQGHRGLIACPGHYVVAELQMSVGDDTADLLCFSSHTGEWVSKDVPYPLPSRPMSPNCVVSHAGSLWWVDLSWCLLACDPFAHRPALRVVPLPEGKALKPKEASGLLDKYRCVGVSAGKLRFVDMYRNRSGGGAAQITVWTLADPDSAKWTLEYEATFGEICDDASYKATGLPRKIPVLALIHPTNPDVVYFFQDEHMVGVDVRARKVVDCEVYELVQPPRENVSSRFVHAWQLPRALCSGSAKETEDDGVNDELQQLRL from the exons atgaagtttgggccaacatacgGCCACAAAATCACCGTCATAGTCCGGCTGCAAAAAGCAACTTGGGCTTCCAGGCCAAATGATCAGATGAAGGGGGTCATgggcggctcaacctcgacgacgtCCACATCGTCGGCGAGCACGAGCGGCACCTCCATCGCGGGAACCGGATTCACGGGCGCCGGGGGAGGGATGAATGTCGACGGTGCggggggaggcatgaacgtcgacggTGCCGGGGCAGTTATGGACGTTgacgagggtttttcgg GCCACGCCACCACCATTCCCAACCTCACCACCGCCACTTCACAAGCTGCCGCCTTTGCGCACACACCAGACCTCTCCCTCGACATGGCGTCCTCCGCATCGCCGTCGTGGGCCATCCTGGGGAGAGTGCCGCGGGTGACGGCCGCCGACGCCGACCTGCCTCCGGGCACCGACCTCTCCCTCGCGCTACCGCACCCACCGCGCGTCGCGCTCCTCACCATCCCCTCGCGCATCTTCCCGGGCCGCACCACCGCCGACAGCTTCCCGTCCGTGCTCGCCGCGGacgcctccggcctcctcctcctcaaagcAGACCAGGGCCCCGCCGACACCGACCTCCCCCGCCGCAAGGACTTCTCCTGGCGCCCCACCGTCGCCGACTACTTCGTGCTCGACGCCAACACTGCCTCCGCGTTCCGCCTCCCCGACGCCAAGTTCATCAGGCGCCAGGGCCACCGCGGCCTCATCGCCTGCCCCGGCCACTACGTGGTCGCCGAGCTCCAGATGAGCGTCGGCGACGACACCGCCGACCTCCTCTGCTTCTCGTCCCACACCGGGGAGTGGGTCAGCAAGGACGTCCCCTACCCGCTGCCCTCCCGCCCGATGAGCCCCAACTGCGTCGTCTCGCACGCCGGGAGCCTCTGGTGGGTCGACCTCTCCTGGTGCCTCCTCGCCTGCGACCCGTTCGCCCACAGGCCGGCGCTCCGCGTCGTCCCGCTGCCGGAGGGCAAGGCGCTCAAGCCCAAGGAAGCTTCGGGCCTGCTCGACAAGTACCGCTGCGTGGGTGTCAGCGCCGGCAAGCTCAGGTTCGTCGACATGTACAGGaaccgcagcggcggcggcgctgcgcagATCACCGTGTGGACGCTCGCCGATCCGGACTCCGCCAAGTGGACGCTGGAGTACGAGGCCACCTTCGGGGAGATCTGCGACGACGCCAGCTACAAGGCCACTGGTCTGCCCAGGAAGATCCCCGTGCTCGCGCTCATCCACCCTACGAACCCCGACGTCGTCTACTTCTTCCAGGACGAGCACATGGTCGGTGTCGACGTCCGTGCTCGCAAGGTTGTGGACTGCGAGGTCTACGAGCTGGTTCAGCCGCCTCGCGAGAACGTCTCCAGCCGTTTCGTTCACGCTTGGCAGCTGCCACGGGCTCTCTGCTCAG